A window of the Miscanthus floridulus cultivar M001 chromosome 14, ASM1932011v1, whole genome shotgun sequence genome harbors these coding sequences:
- the LOC136505515 gene encoding uncharacterized protein, with the protein MARLAVAARAFSASASGAGAGGVSMVQGASRGIGLEFVRQLLRRSGEGRVVATCRAPGSAAELQKLKEEHAPGRLTLLPLDVTDESTIEAAAASITETHGSLDLLINSTGILSIPNVIHPETTLSKVQKSSLMLAYEVNAVGPILVIKHMWPLLKVGGRSETGRGFALVANMSARVSSIGDNALGGWHAYRASKTALNQLTKTVSVEFGRKDNIACILLHPGTVDTDLSRPFQRNVPKGKLFTREFSVQKLLSIIDDVKKSDNGKFFAWDGQEIPW; encoded by the exons ATGGCGAGGCTGGCGGTGGCCGCGAGGGCGTTCTCCGCCTCGGCTTCCGGCGCGGGCGCCGGCGGCGTGTCCATGGTGCAGGGGGCGTCTCGGGGCATCGGCCTCGAGTTC GTGCGGCAGCTGCTGCGGAGAAGCGGTGAAGGCCGCGTCGTCGCCACGTGCCGCGCGCCGGGTTCCGCGGCCGAGCTCCAGAAGCTCAAGGAGGAGCACGCGCCCGGACGCCTCACCCTGCTGCCGCTCGACGTCACCGACGAGAGCACCATAGAG GCAGCCGCGGCCTCAATTACAGAGACCCATGGTTCTCTGGACCTGCTGATCAACTCCACCGGCATCCTTTCGATCCCAAACGTGATACACCCAG AGACTACACTAAGCAAGGTTCAGAAGTCATCCCTGATGCTGGCATATGAGGTGAATGCAGTCGGCCCTATCTTAGTGATCAAG CACATGTGGCCATTGCTGAAGGTTGGAGGCCGCTCCGAGACTGGGAGAGGATTCGCATTGGTTGCAAATATGAGCGCCAGAGTCAGTTCCATAGGAGACAATGCCCTGGGAGGCTGGCATGCATACAGAGCTTCTAAAACAGCACTGAATCAGT TGACCAAGACAGTGTCAGTGGAGTTTGGCAGGAAGGACAACATTGCCTGCATCCTGCTACATCCCGGAACCGTGGACACTGACCTCTCACGGCCATTTCAGAGAAATGTCCCCAAGGGTAAGCTCTTCACGAGAGAGTTCTCTGTACAGAAACTTCTCTCCATCATTGACGACGTCAAGAAAAGCGACAACGGCAAGTTCTTCGCATGGGATGGCCAAGAAATCCCTTGGTGA